Sequence from the Clostridium botulinum genome:
GGAGCGTCAGGAAATAAGACAAATAATGCTACTCAAAATACTGAGCAAAAAGTTTCTGCTGAAATTACAAGTAAAGATAATGTTGAGAATACACAAGTTACTAATGAAAATCTTAATAAAGAAGTGCCTAATAGTATAAATCAAGACAATACTAATGCAAACAGTTCAAATCAAGAAATGATTAAGCAAAATGAAGCAAATGATATAACAAAAACAAATGAAAATACTAAAATAGAACAAAACATAAATAATGCACATAATAATATTCATAAACAAAATTTTCAACATGCAGATAACAGTGAACAAAATAAAAAATATTTATTAATATTAGGTGGATTAGTTTTACTAAGTGGAGTGTCACTATTATTTGTAAGTAAATTTAAGAGAAAGAAATTAAAATAGAATTTAAATTGTTAAAAGTAATATAAATATCTAATTAGTTAAAGAGATGTTAATGCATCTCTTTTTTTATTTAATTTTTTGTAATTTAAATTATATGTTTAATAAGTAAATAAGCTATAAAATATTAAATGATATGCATATTACATATAAATTTGTTAATATTATCATAATCATGATAATGATTACAACATAATGTCTTTTTTTATAAAAAACATTATGTTATAATTTTCTATATATAAAAAATAAATGAATAAAATTTAAAATATAGGAGGATAAATTTAATGTTTAGACGTTCTAAAAATAAAAAATTTTTGTCATCAATAGTAGCTTCAATGATGGTATTCACTTTATTTACACCGATGACAGCAAATGCTGACACTAAAAATGGAAGCGTTAACTTGCAAATTTTAACAACCACAGATACTCATGGTAGATTTTTACCATATGATTATGCTGTAAATGCACAAGACAATTCGGGGAGTCTTGCTCAAATATCAACTGCAGTTAAGGAGTTAAGAGCTAAAAATCCTAATACAATACTTGTTGATGCAGGAGATAGCCTACAAGATAATTCACAAGCTTTATTTATAAATGATTCAAGTAATCCAATGATAGAGGCCATGAATAAAATTGGTTATGATACATTTACTTTAGGAAATCATGAATTCAATTATGGTATGCCAACGTTAAAAAATATAATTAAACAAGTTAAAGGTAAAGTATTATGTGGAAACGTATACGACACTGATGGCAAAACAAGAATTGCAGCACCTTATACAATAGTTGAAAAAGGTGGAGTTAAAGTAGGAATAATAGGTATGGTAACACCTAATATTACTAAATGGGATTCAGTTAATTTAAAGGGGTATAAGGTTACTAATCCAGTTGAAGAAACTAAGGCTGCAATTGAAGAGCTTAAAAAGAAAAATGTAGATACAATAATTGCTGTTGATCATATTGGAGAAACTCAAGAATATGGTACAGAGGGATCAAGCGCTATTGAAATATTAGAACAATGTCCAGAAATAACAGCTTTTGTAGCAGCACATTTCCATGTGAAAATAATTAATGATTATTATTATGATCATAAGATATATTCTTTAAATCATAAAGATAATAAAGTTACTACAGTGACAAAAGACGGAATAATAGGACAAGCAACTGTGGCTGATTATGATAAGGCAAAAGCTAATGGAACAGTAATAGTTGAAGCTTCTAAATGGGCTAAAGCTATTGGACAAATCAATATTAATTTAACTAAAGATTCCAATGGGAAATATGTAGTTGCCGATAAATCAAAAGATATAACTACAGGTTTTTATGAAATAGCTCCTAAAAATGGAACACCTGTTAAGCCTGATGAAGAAAT
This genomic interval carries:
- a CDS encoding 5'-nucleotidase C-terminal domain-containing protein; amino-acid sequence: MFRRSKNKKFLSSIVASMMVFTLFTPMTANADTKNGSVNLQILTTTDTHGRFLPYDYAVNAQDNSGSLAQISTAVKELRAKNPNTILVDAGDSLQDNSQALFINDSSNPMIEAMNKIGYDTFTLGNHEFNYGMPTLKNIIKQVKGKVLCGNVYDTDGKTRIAAPYTIVEKGGVKVGIIGMVTPNITKWDSVNLKGYKVTNPVEETKAAIEELKKKNVDTIIAVDHIGETQEYGTEGSSAIEILEQCPEITAFVAAHFHVKIINDYYYDHKIYSLNHKDNKVTTVTKDGIIGQATVADYDKAKANGTVIVEASKWAKAIGQININLTKDSNGKYVVADKSKDITTGFYEIAPKNGTPVKPDEEIVKSLESYNKRAIDDANTLIGELKGGNLTPANEVKGIDQAKVEPTPMLSLINEVQMYYGEKVANHKIDVSSAAVFKDGQNIVAGPIKKCDTANIYKFDNTLYALKITGSQLKKYMEWSFAYYNKYNPGDLTVSFNPNTPGYNFDMFAGVKYNVDISKDAGNRIVNLTKMDGSKINDSDELYLTVNNYRGATQLLTPGVIFKEGEQLPTLVGKSEETAGLGEGRIRDLIGQYIKEVKGGTITPKCDNNWSIIGNNWDKEQRKTAIKCINNGSVALDGVAEEQTSSNSKSITWDDVKGK